The sequence ACCCGTGCCCTTATCTCTCGTGGTCATGTAAGGCTCCGTCAAGCGGTCCCGCTCCGAAACCGGCAGCCCGATGCCGTTATCCGTGACTGTGATCACCACACCGTCACTGTTGCAGGAAAGCTTCACTTCCACGACGCCCAATTCGTCGCACGTCTCGCGCGCTTCGATCGCCTGCACTGCATTGAGCAGCACATTCGTCAGCACCTGGGCGACCTGGCGGCGGTCGCAGGGCAGCGGCGGCAGGCCGGCCTCCAGATCCATGCGGAACTCGACCGACGGGTTCGCGACTTCGACGGCGAATACCGCCTGCCGCACCAGGTCGGCGACCGGCTCCGGCCGCATCACCGGCGCAGGCATGCGGGCGAAGGCGGAAAATTCGTCGATCATGCGGCCGATGTCGCCGACCTGGCGCACAATGGTGTCGGTGCACTGCAAGAAGATTTCCCGGTCGGTCTCGATCTGCTTCAGGTACTTGCGCTTCAGCCGCTCGGCCGAAAGCTGGATCGGCGTCAGCGGATTGCGGATCTCGTGGGCGATGCGCCGCGCGACATCGGCCCAGACGGCCATGCGCTGGGCGGCGACCAGATCGGTGATGTCATCGAAAGTGACGACATAGCCCAGAACCTCCCGCTCGCGGCGCTCCGCACCCACGCGGACGAAGAAGGTCTTGGCGTTGCCGTCCCGGATGATGGTGATCTCCCCCTCCGCCAGGCGGTGCGGGCGCTCGCGCGCGGCCGCGAGCAGATCCGCCATCTCGGGCACCGCCGATTCCAGCGGATGCCCCACCAGATCGTCCTGCTTCAGCGACAGCAGCCGCAGGGCGGACCGGTTGGGCAGGTCGACGACGCCGTTGTGATCGGTGCCGATCACACCCGCGGTGACGCCGGACAGCACCGTTTCCATGAACCGCCGGCGTTCGTCCAGCGTCCGGTTGGCCTGCACCAGGGCCGCCTGCTGGCTCTCGAGCTGCCGCGCCATCCGGTTGAAGGTCCGGCCCAGCATGTTGATCTCGTCGTCCTCGTCGGAAGTGACGACGCGGGCCTGCATGTCCCCCTCGCGCAGCTTCTCGGCCGCGCCGACAATGTCGCCCAGCCGGGTGGAGAGGCGGGTCGAGAAGTTCAGCGCCAGCCATACCGCGGCCAGCATCAGCAGCACGGTGACGACGCCGAACAGGAGCACGAACGTCAGCTCGAAACTGAACCGTTGCGCGGCCAGCCGCTCGTAATCGGTGGCGGCCTGCTGCGCCCGCTCCACCTGTTCGGCGACGCGCGGCTCGACGAAGCGGGCGACGTAGAGATAGGCGCGATAGGTGCCCAGAAAGCCGGTCAGCTGAACCAGCGCGCCGGCCTTGTCGTTGGCCGTCAGGTCGATACTCCCGCCCACCGGCTCGTCCGCGGGCAGCGCGACGACCGCGCCATCGTCGGCGGCCTCGATGGCCGAGATCGGGATCTGCTCCGCGAGACTGTCGGAGGCCAGGCTGGTCTGCGCCAGGACCTGGCCAGAGCGGTCGAAGACGATGGCCTCGCTGAGGCCGCGGGCGCCGGCCTGAGTGATCAGCAGACGGGTCAGCAGGGCTGTGTCGTCCTGCACTTCGGGGGCGACGCGGTTCAGATCCTGCGCCATCGCCAGGACGTCGGCGCGGATCGTGGCGCGGTGTTCCTGAATCAGCGACCGGGCGACTGCGACCGATTCCGAAACCGCCTTCTGGGCGCGGTCGCTGAACCAGCCCTCGATCCTGAGGTCGAAGAACAGTGTGGAGAAACCGGCGACCAGCAGCGCGGGGATTACTGCGGCGGCGGCGAACAGGGCGCCGAGACGCATGTGCAGCCCCGCCCCGGCGCGGCCGTCGCGGTGGGCGATCCAGATGCGGGCGACCCGTCCCACGATCGCGACGACCAGCAGCAACAGCACGACGATGTCGAAGACGACCACCCCGGCCGGGATATCGCGGAGGCTGGAAGGCGGCTCCGGCGAGCCGAACAAGGCGGCATAGGTCGCCGCACCAGCAATCAGGGCCAGGGCGGCCAGGGTGAACACGCCCGCGCGGCCCGGTCTGAGTCCCAGTATCCACGCGCGCAACCGGCCCAGGCGGCGCGCGTCCACCTTTTCGGCAGCCTCGGTCATCTCGCCCGCACAGCCCGTTTCATGGCCTCGACTATAACCCCTTCACGGACCCGACGCGCGACCGTGGAATTGCGGCCGCCGGCGATGCCGCACGCTTGATCTGTCGCCCGCCGGGGGCGATGCTGTCGGCCATGAACATACAATCCTCCAATACCTCGGCCCCGGCCGCATTCGGCCATATGCAGAGGCGCGGCGCGATCGGCAATCTGGCCGACGACGTCCGCGGCGCCAACTTCTTCGAAATCGACGCCTCGCTCCGGTCGCTGCTGACCCTCTACTGCCCGGAAGAGCTGCGCAACCACATGTGGCCGCACTGGCGGAACCTCGGCGAGCTGGCGGGCGGGAGGCTGGACGAACTGGCCGACATCGCCGACAAGCATCCGCCCGTCCTTCATCCGCGCGACCGCTTCGGCCGCGACCAGGAGTGGATCGAGCATCATCCCGCCTACCGGGAGATGGAGGAGATCGCGCTGGGCCGTTTCGGCCTGCACGCCATGAGCCACATGCCCGGCGTGCTCGGCTGGCCCGACAAGGTGCCGCCGATCGCCAAGTACGCCTTCACCTATCTGTTCGTACAGGCGGAATTCGGCCTGATGTGTCCGATAAGCCTGTCGGACACCGGTCTCTACATGATGCGCCGCTATGGCGACGACTTCATTCAGGAGACCTACGTCAAGCGCATGCTCACTCAGGATCTGTCGACGCTGATCAAGGCGTCCCAGTTCATGACCGAGAAGCCGGGCGGCTCCGACGTCGGCCAGGTCGAGACGGTGGCGCGGCGGGAGGATGGCGGATGGCGGCTCTACGGCGAGAAATGGTTCTGCTCCAACCCCCATGCCGACGTGGCCCTGCTGCTGGCGCGGCCCGAGGGCCGGGAAGCGGGCACGAAAGGCCTGGGTCTGTTCCTGATGCCGAAGATCCGGCCCAACGGCGAACGCAACAGCTATCGGATCGTGCGCCTGAAGGACAAGCTGGGTACCAGTTCAATGGCCTCCGGCGAGATACTGATCGAGGGTGCCGAGGCGTTCGCGCTGGGCGACGTCAACAGCGGCCTCAAGCAGATGATGGAGCAGGTCAACCTGTCGCGCCTGTCGCACGGTGTGCGGGCCGCGGCGATGATGCGGCGCTGCTGGAACGAAGCTCTGGCGGCGGCGCGCAGCCGCATCGCCTTCGGCCGGGCCGTCGCCGACATGCCGCTGGCGCAGCGGCAGCTGATGAAGCTCCTGGTGCCGACGGAGCAGGCGCTCAGCATGTACGCCTATACCGCCGAGGCGATGGGCGCGGCGCAGGCCGACGATGCGGAGGCGGCGACGCGGCTGCGTATCCTCACCGGCCTGTTCAAGTTCCGCGCCTGCCGCGACAATCCGACGGTCGCGACCGGCTCCATGGAGATCCGCGGCGGCAATGGCTACATTGAGGACTTCGTCAACGCGCGGCTGATCCGCGACGCCCAGATCGGCCTGCTGTGGGAAGGCACCAGCAACATCAACGGCCTGGACGTGCTCAACCGCGCCGTTGCGAAGGTCGGTGCACACCGGAGGCTGGCCGACGACCTGGCCGCGCGGCTCAAGGCCTCCAACGCCCTGCCGCCCTCGCTTCGCGAGCAGGCCGGGGACTGCCTCGATCGCGCCACGGCGATGGCCGAGGAAGTCGCACACCGCGGCGACGAGACCCAGGCGCGCAAGGTGGCGAGCGCACTCTATCACGCCACCACGGCGGCGCTGATGGCCTGGGAGGGCGCGACGCTGGGCGGGCGCGGCGACGATGCCCGCCGCATGCTGCTGTCGCGGCTGGTGATCGAGAAGCGGCTGCTGCCCGAGGATCCGCTGGCGCCGGAGAGCGGCGATTTCGGGCAGGCCGCCGCCGCGGCGCTGCTCGACGACGCGCCGGTGACGCTGGACCGTGCGGTCGAGTTGCTGGCACTGCCCTGAGAACGACATGAGAGGGTCCCCCGGGAGATCGTATCTGCTGGATGCGGACCGCAATCCGATCATCCGGTTCCAGCGCCAGTTGGTGGAAAGCCACGGTGTGCTGCGAAGCGCCGTGCTGACCACCGCCGGCTTCACCATCGTCTCCGTCGTCGTCAGCCTGATCTGCTACGAGATCCTCGGGATCGACTATCTGAGCTACCCGATCGCGATCGTGATGCCGATCGTGCTGCCGGTCGTGACCGGATTTCCGACGACCTTCATCATCCACCTGCTGGTTGGCGTGACGCTGGAGCGTGAGCGGCTGGCCCAGGCGCAGCAGCAGGAACTGGCGGAACTGGCCTGGGAGGCGGCCGAGCAGCGCAGCGCCGCCGAGGCGGCCAGCCGCTCCAAGTCGGCGATGCTGGCGAACATGACCCATGAACTGCGCACGCCGCTGAACGCCATCATCGGCTTCTCGGACGTGCTCAAGGCTGAAGGGGTCGACGGACTGGACGGCGAACGGCTGCGCCAGTACGCCCTGGACATCAACCTGAGCGGGCGGCACCTGCTGGAACTGGTCAACGACCTGCTGGAACTGGCGCGGCTGGAGCGCGGCAACCGCGACTTCTAT comes from Minwuia thermotolerans and encodes:
- a CDS encoding sensor histidine kinase NtrY-like; amino-acid sequence: MTEAAEKVDARRLGRLRAWILGLRPGRAGVFTLAALALIAGAATYAALFGSPEPPSSLRDIPAGVVVFDIVVLLLLVVAIVGRVARIWIAHRDGRAGAGLHMRLGALFAAAAVIPALLVAGFSTLFFDLRIEGWFSDRAQKAVSESVAVARSLIQEHRATIRADVLAMAQDLNRVAPEVQDDTALLTRLLITQAGARGLSEAIVFDRSGQVLAQTSLASDSLAEQIPISAIEAADDGAVVALPADEPVGGSIDLTANDKAGALVQLTGFLGTYRAYLYVARFVEPRVAEQVERAQQAATDYERLAAQRFSFELTFVLLFGVVTVLLMLAAVWLALNFSTRLSTRLGDIVGAAEKLREGDMQARVVTSDEDDEINMLGRTFNRMARQLESQQAALVQANRTLDERRRFMETVLSGVTAGVIGTDHNGVVDLPNRSALRLLSLKQDDLVGHPLESAVPEMADLLAAARERPHRLAEGEITIIRDGNAKTFFVRVGAERREREVLGYVVTFDDITDLVAAQRMAVWADVARRIAHEIRNPLTPIQLSAERLKRKYLKQIETDREIFLQCTDTIVRQVGDIGRMIDEFSAFARMPAPVMRPEPVADLVRQAVFAVEVANPSVEFRMDLEAGLPPLPCDRRQVAQVLTNVLLNAVQAIEARETCDELGVVEVKLSCNSDGVVITVTDNGIGLPVSERDRLTEPYMTTRDKGTGLGLAIVRKIMEDHSGSLHLGDRATGPGAAVTLVFPLADQGEERLRADGDSG
- a CDS encoding acyl-CoA dehydrogenase family protein, coding for MNIQSSNTSAPAAFGHMQRRGAIGNLADDVRGANFFEIDASLRSLLTLYCPEELRNHMWPHWRNLGELAGGRLDELADIADKHPPVLHPRDRFGRDQEWIEHHPAYREMEEIALGRFGLHAMSHMPGVLGWPDKVPPIAKYAFTYLFVQAEFGLMCPISLSDTGLYMMRRYGDDFIQETYVKRMLTQDLSTLIKASQFMTEKPGGSDVGQVETVARREDGGWRLYGEKWFCSNPHADVALLLARPEGREAGTKGLGLFLMPKIRPNGERNSYRIVRLKDKLGTSSMASGEILIEGAEAFALGDVNSGLKQMMEQVNLSRLSHGVRAAAMMRRCWNEALAAARSRIAFGRAVADMPLAQRQLMKLLVPTEQALSMYAYTAEAMGAAQADDAEAATRLRILTGLFKFRACRDNPTVATGSMEIRGGNGYIEDFVNARLIRDAQIGLLWEGTSNINGLDVLNRAVAKVGAHRRLADDLAARLKASNALPPSLREQAGDCLDRATAMAEEVAHRGDETQARKVASALYHATTAALMAWEGATLGGRGDDARRMLLSRLVIEKRLLPEDPLAPESGDFGQAAAAALLDDAPVTLDRAVELLALP
- a CDS encoding sensor histidine kinase, which gives rise to MRGSPGRSYLLDADRNPIIRFQRQLVESHGVLRSAVLTTAGFTIVSVVVSLICYEILGIDYLSYPIAIVMPIVLPVVTGFPTTFIIHLLVGVTLERERLAQAQQQELAELAWEAAEQRSAAEAASRSKSAMLANMTHELRTPLNAIIGFSDVLKAEGVDGLDGERLRQYALDINLSGRHLLELVNDLLELARLERGNRDFYPEAIDLGEKIAEVCRIMREQAASAGVALSAEPGGAPVIALTDDQTLRQMLLNLISNALKFTPPCGEVRLIPEMRAGHPCVSVRDTGIGIAEDDRERIFDPFSQVDNDFTRRKTGSGLGLALVKTMIEQQGGRIELESAPGQGSTFRLVFPEAVEQAGSQAAD